A section of the Streptomyces sp. CG1 genome encodes:
- a CDS encoding helix-turn-helix domain-containing protein: MADTTPQGGGCGAGGESIRTFPFPTELSVGGVGIQIGPMGTDRTWHADAPLHRVHRIDFHVVMLFTGDPVRHMIDFAEYEAGPGDLLWIRPGQVHRFSRTSEYRGTVLTMQPGFLPRATVEATGLYRYDLPPLLHPDPPRLAALQAALDQLRREYEDTATLPLSLHTAVLRHTLTAFLLRLAHLAASSAEATRQQTDSTFTRFRDAVEHGFATNHSVSAYADALGYSRRTLVRAVRAATGETPKGFIDKRVVLEAKRLLAHTDMPIGRVGVAVGFPDAANFSKFFQLHTGQTPVGFRAELR, translated from the coding sequence ATGGCAGACACAACGCCTCAAGGTGGGGGATGCGGAGCGGGCGGCGAGAGCATCAGAACGTTCCCCTTTCCGACGGAACTGTCCGTCGGCGGCGTCGGCATACAGATCGGCCCCATGGGAACCGACCGCACCTGGCACGCCGACGCCCCGCTGCATCGCGTCCACCGCATCGACTTCCACGTCGTCATGCTCTTCACCGGCGACCCCGTACGCCACATGATCGACTTCGCCGAGTACGAGGCCGGCCCCGGCGACCTGCTGTGGATCCGCCCCGGACAGGTCCACCGGTTCTCCCGGACGAGCGAGTACCGCGGAACCGTCCTGACCATGCAGCCCGGATTTCTGCCGCGCGCCACCGTCGAGGCCACCGGCCTGTACCGCTACGACCTCCCGCCCCTGCTGCACCCCGACCCGCCCCGGCTCGCCGCCCTCCAGGCGGCCCTCGACCAGCTGCGCCGCGAGTACGAGGACACCGCCACGCTCCCGCTCAGTCTGCACACCGCCGTCCTCCGCCACACCCTGACCGCGTTCCTGCTGCGCCTCGCCCATCTCGCGGCCAGCTCCGCGGAGGCCACCCGGCAGCAGACGGACAGCACCTTCACCCGCTTCCGGGACGCCGTCGAGCACGGCTTCGCCACCAACCACAGTGTCAGCGCCTATGCCGACGCCCTCGGCTACTCCCGCCGCACCCTCGTCCGCGCCGTCCGCGCCGCCACCGGCGAGACCCCCAAGGGATTCATCGACAAACGCGTCGTCCTGGAGGCCAAACGCCTCCTCGCCCACACGGACATGCCGATCGGCCGCGTGGGCGTGGCCGTCGGCTTCCCCGACGCGGCGAACTTCTCGAAGTTCTTCCAGCTGCACACCGGGCAGACGCCCGTGGGGTTCCGGGCGGAACTGCGCTAG
- a CDS encoding glycoside hydrolase family 16 protein has protein sequence MSETSGIPPADHRRRRSFRRSLVAVLATLGLAAAAATTATLPASASAPGVPSGWTQVFLDDFDGAAGSGVNTSNWQYDTGTSYPGGAANWGTGEVESMTSGTNNVALDGNGDLLITPRRDASGNWTSGRLETTRTDFQPPVGGKLRVEARIQMPNVTGDAAAGYWPAFWMLGAPYRGNYQNWPGVGELDVMENVNGLDKTWATMHCGTSPGGPCNETTGLGNSTACPNTTCQSGFHTYTMEWDRSVSPEAIRFSVDGVNYQTVTANQVDATTWANATNHGFFVILNVAMGGGFPAAFGGGPTGATEPGHPMVVDYVQVLQSSGGGGTTPPPSGNRDAYSPIQAESYDSQSGVSTETTTDTGGGQDIGWIANGDWALYKGVNFGSTPATQFYGRVASGAASGVSGLVQVRLDSPTSTPIGSFAVGNTGGWQSWQTVPANISSVTGTHDVYLTFSSGQPADFVNVNWFDFGH, from the coding sequence ATGAGTGAAACCTCCGGTATACCCCCTGCGGATCACAGACGGCGGCGGTCGTTCCGTCGCTCCCTCGTCGCCGTACTCGCCACCCTCGGCCTGGCGGCCGCGGCCGCCACGACCGCCACCCTCCCCGCCAGCGCCTCCGCACCCGGCGTGCCGTCCGGCTGGACCCAGGTCTTCCTGGACGACTTCGACGGTGCGGCCGGATCCGGCGTCAACACCTCCAACTGGCAGTACGACACCGGCACCTCGTATCCGGGCGGTGCCGCGAACTGGGGCACCGGCGAGGTCGAGTCGATGACGTCCGGCACGAACAACGTCGCACTCGACGGCAACGGCGATCTGCTCATCACCCCGCGCCGCGACGCCTCCGGCAACTGGACGTCCGGGCGCCTCGAGACCACCCGCACCGACTTCCAGCCCCCGGTCGGCGGCAAGCTGCGCGTGGAGGCCCGGATCCAGATGCCGAACGTGACCGGGGACGCGGCCGCGGGTTACTGGCCGGCCTTCTGGATGCTGGGCGCGCCGTACCGCGGCAACTACCAGAACTGGCCGGGCGTCGGCGAGCTGGACGTCATGGAGAACGTCAACGGCCTGGACAAGACGTGGGCCACCATGCACTGCGGCACCAGCCCCGGCGGCCCCTGCAACGAGACGACGGGCCTGGGCAATTCCACCGCCTGTCCGAACACCACCTGCCAGTCGGGCTTCCACACCTACACGATGGAGTGGGACCGCTCGGTGAGCCCGGAGGCGATCCGCTTCTCCGTCGACGGGGTGAACTACCAGACGGTGACGGCGAACCAGGTGGACGCGACGACCTGGGCCAACGCCACGAACCACGGCTTCTTCGTCATCCTGAACGTGGCGATGGGCGGTGGCTTCCCGGCGGCCTTCGGCGGCGGCCCGACCGGCGCCACGGAGCCCGGCCATCCGATGGTCGTGGACTACGTACAGGTCCTGCAGTCGTCGGGCGGAGGCGGCACCACTCCCCCGCCGTCCGGCAACCGCGACGCCTACAGCCCCATCCAGGCCGAGTCCTACGACAGCCAGTCCGGCGTGAGCACCGAGACCACCACCGACACCGGCGGCGGCCAGGACATAGGCTGGATCGCGAACGGTGACTGGGCGCTGTACAAGGGCGTGAACTTCGGCTCGACACCGGCCACGCAGTTCTACGGCCGGGTCGCCAGCGGGGCCGCGAGCGGTGTCAGCGGTCTGGTCCAGGTGCGTCTGGACAGTCCCACCAGCACGCCGATCGGCAGTTTCGCGGTGGGCAACACAGGCGGCTGGCAGTCGTGGCAGACGGTCCCGGCCAATATCAGTTCCGTGACGGGCACCCACGACGTCTATCTGACCTTCTCCAGCGGGCAGCCGGCGGACTTCGTGAACGTGAACTGGTTCGACTTCGGGCACTGA
- a CDS encoding nuclear transport factor 2 family protein has product MNGSPASVVEAAFRYYLSQDREAALLLYTDDFTFTSPQDDHIDKATFFERCFPTADRLTEQRLLHVVAADDEVVLVQYEYELAGGDRYRNMEAITVRDGLIREVQVYFGGKV; this is encoded by the coding sequence ATGAATGGATCTCCGGCGAGTGTCGTCGAAGCGGCCTTCCGGTACTACCTGTCACAGGACCGCGAAGCGGCCCTCCTCCTCTACACCGACGACTTCACCTTCACCAGTCCCCAGGACGACCACATCGACAAGGCGACATTCTTCGAGCGCTGCTTCCCCACCGCCGACCGGCTCACCGAGCAGCGCCTGCTGCACGTCGTCGCCGCGGACGACGAGGTGGTCCTCGTCCAGTACGAGTACGAGCTGGCTGGCGGAGACCGTTACCGCAACATGGAGGCGATCACCGTCCGCGACGGTCTCATCCGGGAGGTGCAGGTCTACTTCGGCGGCAAGGTGTGA
- a CDS encoding IclR family transcriptional regulator encodes MSERSAADRLLAVLAAFDHEHPALSLTDISRRAGLSLTTAHRLAAALTTWGALERDASGVYHVGLRLWEVAALAPRGLGLRQLALPYLEDLYEATHENVQLAVRDGAEVVYVEWLSGRSAVGVHIRVGRRWPLHATGVGLALLAHDSPDAQEEYCAGPLPAFTPYTITDPARLRRALAEVRRSGVAVSERQVTLDALSVAAPVRGPDGNVVAAVSLVVPQEAAQVPALTPAVRLAARGISRALGWRPVHTLPPK; translated from the coding sequence GTGAGCGAGCGGTCCGCGGCCGACCGGCTGCTGGCCGTGCTCGCCGCGTTCGACCACGAGCACCCCGCTCTGTCGCTGACGGACATCAGCCGCCGGGCCGGGCTCAGCCTGACCACCGCACACCGCCTGGCGGCCGCCCTGACCACGTGGGGTGCGCTGGAACGCGATGCGTCCGGGGTGTACCACGTGGGGCTGCGGCTGTGGGAAGTGGCCGCGCTCGCCCCGCGCGGCCTGGGCCTCAGACAGCTGGCGCTGCCGTATCTGGAGGACCTGTACGAAGCGACGCACGAGAACGTGCAGTTGGCGGTGCGGGACGGGGCGGAGGTCGTCTATGTCGAGTGGCTGTCGGGCCGTTCGGCGGTGGGCGTGCACATCCGCGTCGGCCGGCGCTGGCCGCTGCACGCCACCGGCGTCGGCCTCGCCCTCCTCGCGCACGACAGCCCGGACGCGCAGGAGGAGTACTGCGCCGGACCGCTGCCCGCCTTCACCCCGTACACGATCACCGATCCGGCGCGGCTGCGGCGCGCTCTCGCCGAAGTGCGCCGCTCGGGCGTCGCGGTGAGTGAGCGTCAGGTCACGCTGGACGCGCTGTCGGTGGCGGCACCGGTGCGTGGACCGGACGGGAACGTGGTCGCGGCGGTGTCCTTGGTGGTGCCCCAGGAGGCCGCCCAGGTGCCGGCGCTGACCCCGGCGGTACGACTGGCCGCCCGGGGCATCTCACGGGCGCTGGGCTGGCGGCCGGTTCACACCTTGCCGCCGAAGTAG